Within the Mycobacterium gordonae genome, the region GCCAGGCCGCCAACGTTTTTCACCGAAGAAGGTCAGCACCATGACCCGGGTCATGTAGAAGGCCGTTACTCCCGCACCTACCACCGTCACCGCGCCGAGCAACCAGTGTGTCGCGAAGGCCGCTTCGATGATCGCGTCTTTGGAGAAGAATCCGGCGAACGGCGGCACGCCGATGATTGCCAGGTAGCCGAGCCCGAAGGTGGCGAAGGTGATCGGCAGCTGCGCGCGCAGCCCCCCGTAGCGGCGCATGTCGGTCTCGTCGTCCATGGCGTGCATGACGGATCCGGCCCCCAGGAACAAGCCGGCCTTGAAGAACCCGTGGGTGAGCAGATGCATGATCGCTACCCCGTAGCCCGTCGGCCCCAGGCCGGCAGCCAGCACCATGTAGCCGATCTGCGACATCGTCGATGCGGCCAAGGCTTTCTTGATGTCGTCCTTGGCGCATCCGATGATCGCGCCGACCAGCAGGGTGACCGCGCCGACGATCACCACCGCCGTCCGTGCGGCGGGTGCGAGGTCGAACACCGGTCCGGAGCGCACGATCAGATACACCCCGGCGGTGACCATCGTCGCCGCGTGGATCAGCGCGCTGACCGGCGTGGGGCCTTCCATCGCGTCGCTGAGCCAGGACTGCAGGGGCACTTGCGCGCTCTTGCCGCAGGCGGCCAGCAACAGCGCCAATCCGATCGCGGTCACCGTGACCTCGGACGCTCCCGGTGCCCGGACGAAAACCCCGTCATAGGAGAGTGTTCCGAGTTGAGTGAACATGATCATCAGGGCCAGCGCCAGCCCGACGTCGCCGACACGGTTGACGATGAAGGCCTTCTTGGCGGCGGTGGCGGCGGCCGGCTTATGAGACCAGAAGCCGATCAGCAGGTAGGACGCCAAACCCACGCCCTCCCAGCCGAAATAGAGCCCGAGATAGTTGTCGGCCAGCACCAGCAGCAGCATTGCGGCCACGAACAGGTTCAAGTAACCGAAGAAGCGGCGGCGGCCCGCGTCTGCACGCATATAGCCGATCGAGTAGACGTGGATCAACGCGCCTACACCGGTGATCAGCAGCACGAAGCAAGCGCTGAGGGCGTCGAGCTGCAGGCCGAAATCGACCTTCAGCGAGGGCACCCACGTGAACAGCGTTTCGCGGATGACTCGATCCGGCGCCGCGCGCCGCGACAGGTCGGCGAAAAGTATTGCACCGCAGCAAAATGAGGCTGCGACGGCCGCGCATGCCAGCAAGTGTCCCCAAGCGTCGGAGCGACGACCACCCAGCAACAGCACCGCAGCACCGGTCACGGGCAGCGCGATCAACCACCACACGGCCACGACGCTCAATGCCTCAGCTTGGCGAAGACGGCGATGGCAAATTCGACCAGCACCTCGCACCCATACGCGCCGGCGATCGCCACTACG harbors:
- the nuoL gene encoding NADH-quinone oxidoreductase subunit L; the protein is MAVWWLIALPVTGAAVLLLGGRRSDAWGHLLACAAVAASFCCGAILFADLSRRAAPDRVIRETLFTWVPSLKVDFGLQLDALSACFVLLITGVGALIHVYSIGYMRADAGRRRFFGYLNLFVAAMLLLVLADNYLGLYFGWEGVGLASYLLIGFWSHKPAAATAAKKAFIVNRVGDVGLALALMIMFTQLGTLSYDGVFVRAPGASEVTVTAIGLALLLAACGKSAQVPLQSWLSDAMEGPTPVSALIHAATMVTAGVYLIVRSGPVFDLAPAARTAVVIVGAVTLLVGAIIGCAKDDIKKALAASTMSQIGYMVLAAGLGPTGYGVAIMHLLTHGFFKAGLFLGAGSVMHAMDDETDMRRYGGLRAQLPITFATFGLGYLAIIGVPPFAGFFSKDAIIEAAFATHWLLGAVTVVGAGVTAFYMTRVMVLTFFGEKRWRPGSHPHESPSVMTVPMAILALGSLGGGAALAAGGTLQRWLQPVTNPGDRPEPHQAIPVWVLTAATLTVVAVGVLVAVGKYTSRPVRTIASDWASGPVIAARRDLFGDSVNEAAFMRPGLRLSRAMVDVDRVGIDGVVEGIARVIGATSTGFRRMQSGFARSYALTVFFGATALLLTAVTGNSS